One region of Deltaproteobacteria bacterium genomic DNA includes:
- a CDS encoding thiamine pyrophosphate-dependent enzyme, with the protein MNPLGEKYLRKNFLPFLFCPGCGDGMIVQAFLEAVDDLGIINDLALAAGIGCSAWIPVYIHADVLKVLHGRAIPAAIGLKATRPSRKVVVFTGDGDGLAIGGNHLLHAARRNIDITVVMVNNQIYAMTGGQVAPSTPVGSRTQTTPYGNLEKPLDGCKVAIAAGATMVSRWSTAHPKALSRTFKKAMNHKGFSFVEVISQCPVQTGRYILGSGAPHFNLQWIKDHCVPVEDPSKIGEVEAQGKIPVGDFLQIEKPEFMEEVQRMNQKVKEAQSKGGER; encoded by the coding sequence ATGAACCCACTCGGCGAAAAATACCTCAGGAAGAATTTTCTTCCTTTCCTCTTTTGTCCAGGCTGCGGCGACGGAATGATTGTCCAGGCCTTCCTGGAAGCCGTGGATGATTTGGGAATCATCAACGATCTGGCCCTGGCGGCCGGCATCGGCTGCAGCGCCTGGATCCCCGTTTACATCCACGCCGATGTCCTCAAGGTTCTTCACGGCCGCGCCATCCCCGCAGCCATCGGGCTGAAGGCCACTCGGCCTTCCCGTAAGGTCGTCGTCTTCACGGGAGACGGGGACGGTCTGGCCATCGGGGGGAACCACTTGCTCCACGCCGCCCGCCGGAACATCGACATCACCGTCGTCATGGTCAACAATCAAATCTATGCCATGACCGGGGGGCAGGTCGCTCCCAGCACGCCAGTGGGGTCCAGGACGCAAACCACCCCTTATGGCAACCTTGAGAAACCGCTGGACGGTTGCAAGGTGGCCATCGCGGCCGGGGCCACCATGGTCAGCCGCTGGTCCACGGCCCACCCCAAGGCGCTCAGTCGAACTTTTAAGAAAGCAATGAACCACAAAGGCTTTTCCTTTGTGGAGGTCATCTCCCAGTGCCCGGTGCAGACCGGGAGGTACATCCTGGGTTCCGGCGCCCCCCACTTCAACCTGCAGTGGATCAAGGACCACTGCGTGCCGGTCGAAGACCCTTCCAAAATAGGAGAGGTCGAGGCGCAGGGGAAGATTCCCGTGGGGGACTTCCTGCAAATTGAGAAGCCGGAATTCATGGAAGAAGTCCAGCGGATGAATCAGAAAGTGAAAGAGGCCCAGTCCAAAGGAGGAGAGCGTTGA